A single region of the Cucumis melo cultivar AY chromosome 3, USDA_Cmelo_AY_1.0, whole genome shotgun sequence genome encodes:
- the LOC103487881 gene encoding heat stress transcription factor B-4, which produces MSVMLDNCEGILLSLDSHKSVPAPFLSKTYQLVDDPSTDHIVSWGEDDTTFVVWRPPEFARDLLPNYFKHNNFSSFVRQLNTYGFRKIVPDRWEFANEFFRKGEKHLLCEIHRRKTAQPQLPYSHHHLGNINGPSFFPFSTRVSISPSDSDEQINWCDSPPVAPRATGTGGYSVMGSGIISNNSRASNYNMMSSVTALSEDNERLRRNNSMLISELSHMRKLYNDIIYFVQNHVKPVSPSNSFPSLLLSHHPSSTANSQKPLNHFLGISPPNTTSTTTNHFSVPGTIVTTHFVSSPTATSKSAVTELDVGEADNNSCKTKLFGVAISSSKKRMHPDTTTNYVSICSNVSDTNKNSRLILEKGDNLGLNLMPPSTS; this is translated from the exons ATGTCTGTAATGCTTGACAATTGTGAAGGCATCTTACTTTCTTTGGACTCTCACAAGTCTGTACCTGCCCCTTTTCTCTCCAAAACCTATCAATTAGTCGACGACCCCTCCACCGATCACATTGTCTCCTGGGGCGAAGACGATACCACTTTCGTAGTCTGGCGTCCTCCGGAGTTCGCCCGCGATCTCCTCCCTAACTACTTCAAACACAATAACTTCTCTAGCTTCGTTCGTCAGCTCAACACCTAC GGTTTTAGAAAGATTGTGCCAGACAGATGGGAGTTTGCGAATGAGTTCTTCAGAAAAGGAGAAAAACATTTGTTATGTGAGATTCATAGACGAAAAACTGCTCAGCCACAACTGCCTTACTCCCATCACCATCTTGGAAACATCAACGGTCCTAGTTTTTTCCCATTTTCGACACGAGTTAGCATTTCGCCGTCGGATTCAGATGAGCAAATCAATTGGTGCGACTCACCACCAGTGGCACCGAGGGCTACGGGGACAGGTGGATATTCGGTTATGGGAAGTGGAATTATTAGTAACAATAGTCGTGCGAGTAATTACAATATGATGAGTTCGGTGACAGCTTTGTCTGAGGATAATGAGAGGTTAAGAAGGAATAACTCTATGCTGATTTCGGAGCTTAGTCATATGAGGAAACTTTATAATGATATTATCTATTTTGTTCAAAACCATGTGAAGCCTGTTTCTCCTAGCAATTCTTTCCCTTCTTTACTTCTCTCTCATCATCCATCTTCAACAGCTAATTCCCAAAAACCCCTCAATCATTTTCTTGGAATCTCTCCTCCTAATACTACTTCAACTACTACTAATCACTTTTCCGTTCCTGGTACTATTGTTACAACTCATTTTGTCAGCTCTCCAACTGCAACGTCTAAGAGTGCAGTTACGGAGCTTGACGTTGGAGAAGCTGATAACAATAGTTGCAAAACCAAGCTGTTCGGAGTGGCGATTTCATCGTCTAAGAAGAGGATGCATCCTGATACTACTACTAATTATGTTTCTATTTGTTCCAATGTGTCAGATACCAACAAGAATTCTCGCTTGATCTTGGAAAAAGGTGACAATTTGGGCCTCAATCTTATGCCTCCTTCCACCTCCTAG